AGATCGTCGGTCGGGCCGACCTTGGAGGGTATGACCTCAAGCAGCATTTCCAGCCGGTTGCGGCGTGCCGCTTCAAACAGCCGTATAACGGTCTCTTCCTGCGCGGCGCGCATCTCATCGGTGTCATCGGGGTGATAGAAACACAGAACCTTGACGACATTTTCAAGCGGCCATTCGGAAAGCCCGCCAAAATCCTTGCCGAGATCGGGTTCCAGCGTCAGCGGGCGCGAGCCGGGCCATTCCACCGGACGGCCGATCCAGAGGCCGGAACCGCTGGCGGCAAACAGGGCGTCACGGCCAAGACGGCCGTCGCAGAGAATGCCGTAACCCGCTTCGCCACCGGAAACTTTCTGTGCGGCCTGAAGGCATAATTTCTTGAAGGCGCCGATCTGCTCGTGTTTCACGCCAAGTTCGTCTGCGATGGCCTCCAGCTGCATGCGGTGGTCGAAGGCGAAGACGCGCATCGTGTCCCAGTCGCCCTTGCGGTTGGTGGACCAGTGCACCTGCTCCAGCGCCTCGTCCTTGCGCAGCGCCTTGTTGCGAATGCCGGCCTTGAAGAAATATTGCAGCTCTTCCCAGCTCGGATAGGCAGGCGTGCAGCCATGGCGGGAGACCGCGAAAGCGCCGCAGGCATTGGCATATTTCAGTGTCGTCGGCCAGTCCTCGCCGCGCAGCCAGCCGCGGAACAGCCCGGCCATGAAACCATCGCCCGCACCGAGAACATTGAAGACCTCGATCGGGAAACCTTCGCCCGTTTCTCCATCGTCGAGGCTATCAGGAATATCGCCGGTGAAGACCGAAGCGCCCATCGGGCCGCGCTTGCACACCAGCGTCGCATTCGAGACCTTGCGGACGGCGTTGAGCGCGGTCAGCGTATCGGTGGAGCCGCCGGCGATGTGGAATTCCTCTTCCGTGCCGACGATCAGGTCAAAGAGATGCAGGGTGGATTGCAGCTTGGCAGTGACCTTCTGCGATTCGACGAAACGGCTTTCGCCATCGCCATGGCCGGCAACACCCCAGAGATTGGGACGGTAATCAATATCGAGTGCGGTCTTTGCACCGTTTTCACGGGCGAGCTTCAGCGCCTTCAGTACGGCAGCTTCCGTGTTCGGATGCGACAGATGCGTTCCAGTGGCGCAGATGCAGCCGGCGTCGGCAATGAAGGCCGGGTCGATATCGTCTTCGCTGAGCGCCATGTCGGCACAGTTCTCGCGATAGAAGATCAGCGGGAACTGGTTCTGGTCACGAATGCCGAGCAGAACCAGCGCGGTCAGTCGCTCCGGGTCTGTCTTCACGCCACGCACATCGACGCCTTCGCGCACCAGCTGCTCGCGGATGAAGCGGCCCATATGCTCATCACCCACGCGGGTAATGACGGCGCTGTTCAATCCAAGGCGCGCAGCACCCGCTGCGATATTGGTGGGAGAGCCGCCAATATATTTGGCAAAGGAGGCCATGTCCTCCAGACGGCCGCCGACCTGCGAACCGTATAGGTCGACAGACGAGCGCCCGATCGTGATAAGATCAAGTTTTTTCAAAAGGTTTCCTCCTTAGCACCGCACGCTGGCGCGGTCTGCCTCATGTGTGTCGAGCGGATCAGGCAACCATGCCGCCAGCTATCGCCATCCCGCTCCGGTGAGCCTCCTCCGCTCACTTGTCCCGTCACGAGACGGACAGTCGTGGAATGCCCGTTTCATGGATTTGGATCATAAATTCTATTTTTTCCATTTTCAATAAAAATATTCAGGCCGTCTTGCGTGTTCCCACAGCAACCGCCAGCGTGATGGCGAGACAGAGCGTGGCCGAAAGCGAGCGGAATGCGCCGAAATCGATTTCCGTCACCGTCAGTAGCGTTGCGCCGGATTTCCGGAGCGGATTGACCGCAGAATCGGAAAGCGCCACGACCGGGATGCCGTTGGCGCGGGCGTTTTCTGCCAGTTCCAGCGTCTCAGTGGAATAGGGGGAAAAGGTGATGGCGATCAGCGCATCGTCGCGGGAGATGGCGCTGATATTGCCGAGCCCGCCAACGGCGCTGTGCAAAACGGCCGGCACCTTCATCTTCTCGAAGGCATAGGCCAGATAGCTGGCAATGGGGAATGAGCGGCGCAGGCCCATAATATGCACGGTGCGCGCCTTGGAGAGAGCCGAAACCGCCTCGTCCAGCTGCTTCGTATCGACTGATTTCAAAAGCATTTCGAGCGAAGAACGGCCGGCTTCGACAAATTCCGCCAGCAGGCCGGAGGCGCTTTCATCGCCCTTTTCACGCAGGTGATCGAGCCGGGTGGCATAATCCGGCCAGCCGCCGACATAGGATTCACGAAACAGGCGCTGCATTTCCGAAAAGCCGGAAAAACCCATGATCTGGCAAAACCGCATAAAGGCCGAGGGCTGCACGCCGGCCCCTTCGGCCATTTCGGCGACGGTGGAAACAGCGATGCGATCCTGGTTGGAGGCGACATAATCGGCACATTGCCGCAACCGCTTCGGCAGGCCCTCCGCCACCTGGAGCAACCGCTCCTCAAAAGCCTTCACCGAATCTGGCGCCTCGATTGCCGTCATTGTCATTCCTTCGTGCAGACTGAAATCGTGTGCACTTTAGCCGCAATGGAATTTTTATTCCATTGGGTTTTTTGGAAGCCGACGAATGAGGGTGAGATGGTTCAGTGCAGCCCGCCAACCCCGAGATGGGTGTCGATGATACCAGGGTTCTCCGCAAGCTCGCTCGATGGTCCTTCCCAGACGATGCGGCCGCGTTCCATGATGATGGCGTGGTCGGCAAAGTCTATGGCCATCTGGATGCGCTGTTCGATGAGAAGAATGGTCATTTCGCCGGATTTCGCGAGTTTCGAGAAGGCCGCCATCAGTTCTTCGCAGATGACGGGGGCGAGGCCTTCGAGCGGTTCGTCGAGAAGCAGCACGCGCGGCTGGCCGAGAATGGTGCGGGCGGTGGAAAGCATCTGCTGTTCGCCGCCAGAGAGTTGCGAGCCGAGGTTGCGGCGGCGCTCCTTCAGGCGCGGAAACAGGGTGTAGGCTTCCTCGATCGCGGATTTCGGACGGGTCTTGAGGCCGACGAAAAGGTTTTCCTCCACCGTGAGGGTGGGGAATACATCGCGGGTCTGCGGCACGTAACCGAGGCCGGCCTTGGCGCGGGCAGCACTCGGCAAAGCGGCGATGTCCTGTCCACCAATGCGGATATCGCCGGCAAAACGTTTCGTCTGGCCGGCCAGCGTGGCGAAGAGGCTGGTCTTGCCGACGCCGTTGCGGCCGAGCACGGCAAAACGCGAGCCCGATGGCACGGAGAGCGACAGGCCCTCGATCACCCTTGTCGGGCCATAACCGGCGGTGAGGTTGGCGATTTCAAGCGGCGCTGCGGGCATTGGCGTAACTTCCGAGATAAGCTTGGCGGACTTCCGCATTGCTGGTGACATCTTCAGGGGAGCCATCGAAGATGACGGCGCCGGCCGCCAGAACGACGACGCGTCTGGCGAAACGGAAGACCAGATCCATATCGTGCTCGATCATCAGGATCGCGAGATCGGCCGGCAGCCGGTCTAGCGCCTGTTCGATGCGCGCCGTTTCCGTGGAAGGCACGCCGGCGGCCGGTTCGTCGAGCAGGAGGATTTTCGGGCGAAGCGCCATGGCAAGCGCGATCTCGATCAGCCGCTGCTGGCCGTAAGCGATTTCGCGCACCCTTGTTTCGGCAAGCGCCAGAAGACCGAGCGTGCCGAGAATGTCGCGGGCTTCGCTCATCACCGAGGGCATGGCGCGGTAACGGCCGAAAATCCGGCCGGTTTTGCCTTCGCGCTGGAGAATGGCGAGCGCCACATGTTCCTCGGGCGTCATGTCCTGAAACAGCCGGGTGACCTGGAAGGAACGCACGAGGCCGCGCTTCACCCGCTGGCTGGCGCTGAGGCTTGTCACGTCCTCCCCGGCGATGCGCACCGTGCCGGCTGAGGGTTTGATATTGCCGGTGACGAGATTGACGAAGGTCGTCTTGCCGGCGCCATTGGGGCCGATCAGAACGGTGCGGTCTCCCGGCGAAAGCGACAGCGAGACATTGTTGGTGACGACAAGGCCGCCGAAATTCTTCTGCAGGGCAGAGACTTCGAAAATGGCGCTCATTTGCGATCTCCCCGCAGGCGCCCGATGATCTGTTCACCCGCGCCGTAAAGCCCGCGCGGCGCGAAGAGTACGACGGCGATCAGCAGCAGGCCGACAATGGTGAGCCAGTGGAACGGATTGGCCGCGGAAACGACATCCTCGAACCACATGAAGGTGACGGTGCCGATCAGCGCGCCGTAAAGCGAGCCCGCGCCGCCGAGAACCAGCATGACCAGCCCCTCGGCCGAAAGCGTGAAGCTGAGACTGTCGAGCCCGACGACCTGGGTGGAGATGGCGTTCAGCGCGCCGCCAATGCCGGCGACGATGCCTGATATCACGAACATCTTTAGAACCGTGCCATTGACGGAGCCGCCCATGGCTTGAATGCGGATGCTGTCCTGCTTGACGCCGCGGCACAACATGCCGAAAGGCGAATTGACCACGACCCTGAGGGCGATGAAAACGAGGAGCAGCAGACAGACGCCGTAAACATAGGCGGTGCGGCCGAAAAGGTCGAATTCGAAGGTGCCGAACAGGGCGTCAGGAGACACGCCTGACAGACCGTCGCTGCCGCCTGTCCAGCCCGATGCCTTGTTGGCCGCCTCATGGAACAAATGGATGACGGCGATGGAAAGCACCAGCTGCGGCAAGCCGTGGGCGCGCAGTAACACCGTGCCGGAAAGCAGCCCGGCCACACCGCCGCCTGCTGCGCCGATTACGGTCATGAGAAGCGGGTCGGTGATCTCGAAATGGGCAGCGGCAATGCCGGCGGCATAAGCGCCCGCGCCGAAGAGTGCGGCATGGCCAAGCGTGGCGACGCCGCAATAACCAGTGACGAGATCGATCGACAGCACGAGAAGCGCAATGGCGATGATGCGGGTCAGAAGCGCCAGATTATCCGGAAACAGGAAGTAGCCGATGATCGCGGCGGTGATGATGAGGAGCGGCCCCGCGAGCGTGCGCAGCGGCGAGCGCGCCTTCGGGATCTCTGCCGTTTCAGTCACGTCGTTCATGAGCACCGCCATCTCATTTCGCCCTTCCGAGAAGGCCGCGCGGGAACAAGGTGATGATCACGATGACCGCCAGATAAAAGAAGAACTCGCCATATTCCGGGGCGAGATACCGCCCGGTCGTATCGATCGCGCCGAGCAGCAGGCAGGCGATCAGCGCGCCGGGTATGGAGCCCGCGCCGCCGACCGAAACCACCACGAGGAAGGTGACCATGTAGCGCAGCGCGTAATAGGGTTCGACCGGCAGCAGTTCCGCGCCGATGACGCCGCCCATCGCGGCAAGGCCGACGGCGATGGCAAAGCTGACGGCATAGATGATTTCCGTGCGCACGCCGAGTGCCGCCGCCATGGCGGCATTATCGACGGCGGCACGCAGCTTGATACCGAAGGCGGTCTTTTCGAAGGTGAACCACAGCGCGCCGGCCACGGCCAGCCCGCAGGCAATGGCGAAGATGCGATGGGTGGCGATGGTGCGGAAGCCGAGATCGGTGGGGCCGGCGAGCTGCTGCGGCAGAGGAATGGTCTTCAATGTGGGGCCGAAGACGTAATTGGCGATGCCGATGATGCAGAAGGTGATGCCGATGGTCATCAGCACCTGCGTCAGCTCTGGCGCGCCATAGATGCGGCGATAGAGGAAACGTTCGAGCGGTATGGCGATGACGATGGTGCCGACAATCGCAACGAGGATCGCCATCGCATAACCAAGGCCGAGGCCGTGGGCGGCATAAGACGCGAGATAACCGCCGATCATCGCGAACGCGCCGTGTGCCAGATTGACCACCCGCATCAGCCCCATTGTGACGGAAAGGCCGATGGAGATGATGAACAGGACCATGCCATAGGCAAGCGCATCGATGAGGATGCTGAAGACCGTCTGCATGCTGAAAAAACTCCTCCCGGTGCAGCGATGCCCATCCGGGCCGGAGACGGGCCGCTCTTGGCGGCCCGACAACGTCGTTAATGCTGCCTTTTATTTCGCGGCGGCGAGACCCGGATCACCCTGCTTTTCGAAGGTCTGGACTTCCTTGTTGTAATAGGTGCCGTCATCCGCTTTGGCCACTTCGCGCAGATATATGTTCTGCGTGATGTGACGGCTTTCCGGATCGATGCTGACAGGGCCGCGCGGGCTTGTCCAGGATAGACCTTTCACCGCCTCGACTGCCTTTTCCGCATCCTGTTTGCCGCCGGTGGCCTCGATCATCTTGCTGATGACATACATGCCGTCGAAAGCGCTGACTGCGGGAAAGGACAGTTCCTTCGGATTGCCGATCGCCTTGGCGGCGGCCTCCACGAAGGTCTTGTTCTCAGGCGAATCATGCGAGACGGCGTAATGGAAGGTCGTCTGCATGCCGAGTGCGGCCTCGCCAAGCGCCGGCAGGTCGGATTCCTGGGTGAGGTCACCCGGAGCGAAGAGCTTGACGCCTGATGATTTCAGGCCGTTATCGTTGAAGGCCTTGACGAAACCGAGCGTGGTCGGGCCTGACGGCAGGAAGGCGAAAACCCCTTGAGCGCCGGAATCTTTCACCCGCTGCATGATGGGGCTGAAATCATTGGTTGAAAGCGGCATGCGGATGGTTTCCACCACCTCGCCGCCGGCGGCGGTAAAGGCCGCCTTGAAAGCGTTTTCGGCATCGACGCCCGGGCCGTAATCGCTGACCAGTGAAATGACCTTTTTCACGCCGCCATCAAAGGCCACCTTGGCTATCGGCGTAGAGGTCTGCCAGGTGGTGAAAGAGGTGCGCACCACATAGGGGCTCTTGGTCACGATGGCCGAGGTGGCGGCATTCATGACGACCATCGGCACATTGCCCTGCTTCAAAAGCGGCGTGACGGCCATGGCATCAGGGGTGAAATAGAAGCCGGCGAGATATTGCACCCGTTCCTTCACCACCAGTTCCTGCGCCAGCGCCTTGGATTGCGCCGGATCGGCCTGCGGAACGTCACGATAGACGACCTCAACCGTGTCATTGCCGACCTTGTTGCCGTGAAGGGCAAACCAGGCGTCGATACCGGCCTTGAAGTTCTTGCCCTGCAACGCAAACGGGCCAGAGAACGGACCGACCACGCCGACTTTGATGGTCTCGGCATAAGCAGCGGAACTGAAGCAGATGGCCACGATTGCGGCGGTGATCCGTAATTTCATAGATTTCCTCCCAGTTGATCCGTGGCTCCCGTCCACCGATCCAGGCCGCCAGATTGATGATTAAGAATATCAAAGTAAAATGAAATAAGGGGGACGATAAATAACCTGACGGTTATCAATGAGCCCGCATTTCGCTCTACTGCTTACCGTTATGAGCGATAAGCGCCTATCCGGCCAGCCAAAAAAACACTGACGGTCTCGGCATCTCATGAGAACAGCTTCGGGCAAACTCGACGCGGGATAGTGCCGATGTGGAGACGAAACCAATGCCTTAACCAGTTCTAAGGGGATTGTTCGTAGTCTCGCCAAGCATATTTTGGAACTTTATTTGGTGTCTTGATGGGCGAATATCAGAATAAAGCTGTTGAGCTGATGCGCAATCGCGTCGGGGAAAGTACGCTCAACAACAGGATCGAGCGTCGCGAAGAATTCCTGCGCAAGGCGCTGACGCTCTATCACGCCATGGGCGGAACAACGGAAGACCTGCAGGCAGCCGTGAAGGATGCCGTCTCCGCGCCGGCGCCCAGCATAGACGTGGCCGTCGGCGACGTCATGTACAAGCTTGCAGCAATCGGCCACGTTGCCGATATCGATATTATTCAGGCGGGTTACAACAAGCTCGACGCAGCCAACCTGCATATTCTCAGCAAGGGCAAGAAGCTGCTGCAGAAGCAGCGGGACCAGAAGCTCGCCACCACTGCGTCGGCAAAATAGGCGAACCGCCTCCGGTTCGGCGGCGGCCAATGCACCATATGCCCCACGCTAGCT
This is a stretch of genomic DNA from Agrobacterium fabrum str. C58. It encodes these proteins:
- a CDS encoding ABC transporter substrate-binding protein; translation: MKLRITAAIVAICFSSAAYAETIKVGVVGPFSGPFALQGKNFKAGIDAWFALHGNKVGNDTVEVVYRDVPQADPAQSKALAQELVVKERVQYLAGFYFTPDAMAVTPLLKQGNVPMVVMNAATSAIVTKSPYVVRTSFTTWQTSTPIAKVAFDGGVKKVISLVSDYGPGVDAENAFKAAFTAAGGEVVETIRMPLSTNDFSPIMQRVKDSGAQGVFAFLPSGPTTLGFVKAFNDNGLKSSGVKLFAPGDLTQESDLPALGEAALGMQTTFHYAVSHDSPENKTFVEAAAKAIGNPKELSFPAVSAFDGMYVISKMIEATGGKQDAEKAVEAVKGLSWTSPRGPVSIDPESRHITQNIYLREVAKADDGTYYNKEVQTFEKQGDPGLAAAK
- a CDS encoding ABC transporter ATP-binding protein, encoding MSAIFEVSALQKNFGGLVVTNNVSLSLSPGDRTVLIGPNGAGKTTFVNLVTGNIKPSAGTVRIAGEDVTSLSASQRVKRGLVRSFQVTRLFQDMTPEEHVALAILQREGKTGRIFGRYRAMPSVMSEARDILGTLGLLALAETRVREIAYGQQRLIEIALAMALRPKILLLDEPAAGVPSTETARIEQALDRLPADLAILMIEHDMDLVFRFARRVVVLAAGAVIFDGSPEDVTSNAEVRQAYLGSYANARSAA
- a CDS encoding branched-chain amino acid ABC transporter permease, yielding MQTVFSILIDALAYGMVLFIISIGLSVTMGLMRVVNLAHGAFAMIGGYLASYAAHGLGLGYAMAILVAIVGTIVIAIPLERFLYRRIYGAPELTQVLMTIGITFCIIGIANYVFGPTLKTIPLPQQLAGPTDLGFRTIATHRIFAIACGLAVAGALWFTFEKTAFGIKLRAAVDNAAMAAALGVRTEIIYAVSFAIAVGLAAMGGVIGAELLPVEPYYALRYMVTFLVVVSVGGAGSIPGALIACLLLGAIDTTGRYLAPEYGEFFFYLAVIVIITLFPRGLLGRAK
- a CDS encoding MurR/RpiR family transcriptional regulator yields the protein MTAIEAPDSVKAFEERLLQVAEGLPKRLRQCADYVASNQDRIAVSTVAEMAEGAGVQPSAFMRFCQIMGFSGFSEMQRLFRESYVGGWPDYATRLDHLREKGDESASGLLAEFVEAGRSSLEMLLKSVDTKQLDEAVSALSKARTVHIMGLRRSFPIASYLAYAFEKMKVPAVLHSAVGGLGNISAISRDDALIAITFSPYSTETLELAENARANGIPVVALSDSAVNPLRKSGATLLTVTEIDFGAFRSLSATLCLAITLAVAVGTRKTA
- a CDS encoding branched-chain amino acid ABC transporter permease is translated as MAVLMNDVTETAEIPKARSPLRTLAGPLLIITAAIIGYFLFPDNLALLTRIIAIALLVLSIDLVTGYCGVATLGHAALFGAGAYAAGIAAAHFEITDPLLMTVIGAAGGGVAGLLSGTVLLRAHGLPQLVLSIAVIHLFHEAANKASGWTGGSDGLSGVSPDALFGTFEFDLFGRTAYVYGVCLLLLVFIALRVVVNSPFGMLCRGVKQDSIRIQAMGGSVNGTVLKMFVISGIVAGIGGALNAISTQVVGLDSLSFTLSAEGLVMLVLGGAGSLYGALIGTVTFMWFEDVVSAANPFHWLTIVGLLLIAVVLFAPRGLYGAGEQIIGRLRGDRK
- a CDS encoding bifunctional 5-dehydro-2-deoxygluconokinase/5-dehydro-2-deoxyphosphogluconate aldolase; translation: MKKLDLITIGRSSVDLYGSQVGGRLEDMASFAKYIGGSPTNIAAGAARLGLNSAVITRVGDEHMGRFIREQLVREGVDVRGVKTDPERLTALVLLGIRDQNQFPLIFYRENCADMALSEDDIDPAFIADAGCICATGTHLSHPNTEAAVLKALKLARENGAKTALDIDYRPNLWGVAGHGDGESRFVESQKVTAKLQSTLHLFDLIVGTEEEFHIAGGSTDTLTALNAVRKVSNATLVCKRGPMGASVFTGDIPDSLDDGETGEGFPIEVFNVLGAGDGFMAGLFRGWLRGEDWPTTLKYANACGAFAVSRHGCTPAYPSWEELQYFFKAGIRNKALRKDEALEQVHWSTNRKGDWDTMRVFAFDHRMQLEAIADELGVKHEQIGAFKKLCLQAAQKVSGGEAGYGILCDGRLGRDALFAASGSGLWIGRPVEWPGSRPLTLEPDLGKDFGGLSEWPLENVVKVLCFYHPDDTDEMRAAQEETVIRLFEAARRNRLEMLLEVIPSKVGPTDDLTAARIIERFYEIGVYPDWWKLEPMKTTAAWKNACDAVHRNDPYVRGIVVLGLDAPQSELEESFRLAAGFDLVKGFAVGRTIFADAARGWLGGKITDEEAVKDMAQRYTSLCRIWDEARAKKGEAA
- a CDS encoding ABC transporter ATP-binding protein; the encoded protein is MPAAPLEIANLTAGYGPTRVIEGLSLSVPSGSRFAVLGRNGVGKTSLFATLAGQTKRFAGDIRIGGQDIAALPSAARAKAGLGYVPQTRDVFPTLTVEENLFVGLKTRPKSAIEEAYTLFPRLKERRRNLGSQLSGGEQQMLSTARTILGQPRVLLLDEPLEGLAPVICEELMAAFSKLAKSGEMTILLIEQRIQMAIDFADHAIIMERGRIVWEGPSSELAENPGIIDTHLGVGGLH